Below is a genomic region from Sphingomonas phyllosphaerae.
TCGTCGGCGACGGTGCGGTCGCAGAAGGCCGTGTCGCGCGCGAAGGCCATCGGGCCCGGGGTGGTGCGCGCCTTGACGAACAGGCGGTCGTTGTCGACGAGGTTGAGCAAGGCGGTGGAGCAACCGAGCAGCTCCGCCGCGAGTGCGACAAGCGCATCGAACTCCCGTTCGGATGCGGTGCCCAGCAGCGCGAGCGCCTGCAACGCCGCGGCACGCGCCGCCTCGGCAGAGCTGTCGTAGCAGGAAGTGGCCGGGATCATCGCGCTCCCTTAGCAGAGGTGAAGTTAATTTTGGTTTGCCATTTTCCTTCATGCACGGAACACGCGTCAGGGTGAGCGATCCTCCCGCCCAATTGCCGCTGCCGGTCCAATGGTCGATCCATCTGGCGCGTGATCGTCGCCGTTCCGAACATACCGTGCGCGCCTATCGTGCGACCGCCGAGCGGCTGCTGGTGTTTCTGGGTGAGCATTGGGGCGGGGCAATCGACCGCGCGGCACTGTCGCGGGTAAGCGCAGGCGACCTGCGGGCCTATCTGGCGCATCGGCGGGGCAACGGGTTGTCGAACGCCTCGGCGGCGCGCGAGCTGTCGGCGGTGCGCGGGTTCCTCGACTGGGCGGGCGGGGTCGGCGCGGCACCGCGAATGAAGGGGCCGCGCGTCAAGAAGGGCGTCCCGCGTCCGATCTCACCTGATGAGGCGGTCGCGCTGGCGACCGACGTCATGGAAGAGAGTGACGAGCCGTGGGTGGCGGCGCGCGACTGGGCGGTGCTGCTGCTGCTGTACGGCGCGGGGCTGCGGATCGGCGAGGCGCTGGCGCTGACCGGTGCGGTGCTGCCGCTGGGTGAGACGTTGCGCGTGACCGGCAAGCGCGACCGGACGCGGATCGTGCCGCTGTTGCCGCCGGTACGCGCGGCGATCGAGGACTATGCGGCGCGCGTGCCGTGGCCGATGACGCGCGACGCGCCCTTGTTTCGCGGCGTGCGCGGTGGGGCGCTGGACGGGGGGATCGTCCGCACCCGGGTGCGCGCGGCGCGCGCACGGCTGGGGCTGTCGGAGCGGACGACGCCGCACGCGCTGCGGCATAGTTTCGCGACGCACCTGCTGGGGCGCGGCGCGGATCTGCGCGCGTTGCAGGAGCTGCTGGGCCACGCGAGCCTGAGTTCGACGCAAGTTTATACCGGCGTGGATGCGGCGCATCTGCTCGACGTTTACCGGGCGGCGCATCCGCGGGGGTAGCGTACCGTCATCCCCGCGAAGGCGGGGATCCAGACGCGCGGGCCATCGTAAGTGCCGCCACATCAGAGGTTCTGGATGCCCGCCTTCGCGGAAATGACGGAGTGGGGTCAGCCGCGAGGTTTCCACGTCGCCACGCGCCACGCGTACCAGCCGAGCGCCACCACCGTCAGCGCGATCCCGATCGGGCCGACGTAGCGATCCAGTTCGGCGAAGCGACTGCCGAGATAGAAGCCCGCCCCTGCCAGTACGCCGTTCCAGATGATGCTGCCCGCAAAGGTCATCATCAGAAAGCGCGGCATCGGCATCGCCGCCATGCCGGCGGGCAGCGAGATCATCGTGCGGAAGGTCGGCATGAAGCGGAAGACGAAGATCACCCAGCCGCCGTGATCGTGGAGGAAGCCGCGCACGCGTTCGACGTCGCTCCACTCCATCGTCAGCCAGCGGCCGTGCCGCTCGACGAACGGGCGGAAGCGCGCGTAGCCGAGCCGTCGCCCGATCGCATACCAGAAGACGTTGCCGGCGGTCGTCCCCGCGGTGCCCCACAGCAGCAGCGGAACGATGTCCATCTGGCCACGCGCGACCGCGATCCCGCCAAGCCCCATGATGACCTCGGACGGGATCGGCGGGACAATATTCTCCAGCGCCATCAGCACGAAGATGCCGAGATAGCCGCCCGCGACGATCCAGTGGATGATGAAATCGGTCACGCCGCCGCCAACGGCTCCGTCAGCGTGCGCGTTCCTTCAGCCGGCGATCCACCGCCTCCCAGATCAGTCCGGCGACATCGGTGCCGTCGAATTTCTCGATTGCGACGATCCCGGTCGGCGAGGTGACGTTGATCTCGGTGAGCCATTCGCCGCCGATCACGTCGATCCCGACGAAGATCAGCCCGCGCTTCTTCAGCTCCGGGCCGAGCGCGTCGCAGATCTCCCGCTCGCGCGGGGTCAGCTCGGTCTTCTGCGCCGAGCCGCCGACCGCAAGGTTCGAGCGGATCTCGCCTTCGCCGGGCAGGCGGTTGATCGCACCCGCGACCTCGCCGTCGACCAGCACGATGCGCTTGTCGCCCTTCGCCACCGCCGGGAGGAACGCCTGCACCATATGCGGCTCTCGCCACGTCTGGTTGAACACCTCGATCAGCGCCGACAGGTTCTCGCCGCCTGCGCGGACGTGGAAGATCGCCTTGCCGCCGTTGCCGTGGAGTGGCTTGACGACGATCTCGCCATGTTCGGCGAGGAAGGCGCGCGCCTCGTCGAGCGAACGTGTCACCAGCGTCGGCGGCATGAAGCGCGCATAGTCGAGCACGAACACCTTTTCGGGTGCGTTGCGGACGCTGACCGGATCGTTGACGATCAGCGTGCGGTCGGCGATCCGCTCCAGCAGGTGCGTCGCGGTGATATAGCCGAGGTCAAACGGCGGGTCCTGCCGCATCAGGACGACATCGGCCTGTTCGCCGAGGTCGAGCGCCACCGGCTCGCCGAACGCGAAGTGATCGCCCGCGACACGCTGCACCGTCACCGGATGCGCCTTCGCCCAGACGCGCCCGTCGCGATAGTTGAGCGCATCGGCGGTATAGTGGAACAGCCGGTGCCCGCGCGCCTGTGCCGAGAGCATCAGCGCAAAGGTGCTGTCGCCGGCGATGTTGATCTGATCGAGCGGGTCCATCTGGACGGCGACGGTGAGCGGCTGGGTCATGTGCGCGGATGTAGGGCGGGTGGCGGCGGCTGTCAGTAGCCGATCCACGCATTCTCGATATGCCGCGGGCGGGTGCCGGGAGCGAGCAGGATCACGTCGACCCGAATGTCCTCGCCCGCGGTGGCGTAGCGCGGCATCAACACCTCCGCGGCGGCGGCAACGCGCGCGAGCCGGCGCTGGTCGATCGCGTGATCGAGTTCGGCGGGGCTGCGGCGGGCCTTGACCTCGACGAACGCGATCAGCGCGCCGCGTCTGGCGATGAGATCGACCTCACCGGCGGGCGTGCGGACGCGGCGATCGAGGATCTGCCAGCCCTTGAGCCGCAGCCACCACGCCGCCAACCGCTCGCCGCGCCGCCCGGCTTCCTCCGCAACGCGACGGGTGGCGGTGGAGCGGGGGCGGGGCGGGCGCATCGCAGGGGAGGATGGCGGCGATGGGTGGCTGGGGCAAGCGGCCTATCGGCGACGAATGCAGGAGGTTTCTGGCGGCCGGATGGAGGCTCCGAGATCGTGAAGAACCGATCGTGCGAAGAAACCCGGGCTGGTTGTCTGCGTGCTGTGCGGATTGCCTGCGATACGGGTAAGGATCGCTTCCAAGGCGCCCGAGCAGCCGCCCGCCCGGTCGAGCAGGGTCAGCGTCCGTGTCGCCTGCACCTGTCGCGTGGTCGTCGTTTCCGACGCGCGCGGTGCCCAGCCGAGCGCGTGTTGCTTGTCGTACGCTTGCCGTTCGCTGGCCGAGAGATAACGGATACGGGAGTCGCGCCTCTCGAGTGTCGAGCCGACGCCGCCGGCAAGGAGCCCGGCAACGACCTCACCGGCACTGACGCTGTCACGGGTCCGCAGTGCCGGCGGAGTGTTGCCGGCGTAGGTTTGCACGATGGCAGCAAGCGCAAGCGCCTCTTCCGGCGTTTCTATCTGCGCAACCATGCGGCGGTCCACCGTGATCGTGCCGTCATCGCGCTGGCTGAATGGCTGCCCGTCCGCCGGTTCGCCGATGACGAAGGTCTTGGGACCATGAAGCTTGCCCGACGCCTCATGGAGAAGTCGTACCGGATCCACGCGCATGGCAGGCGCAATGGTGGGCGGGGCAATGCGTTGGGCGCGTGCGGTGTGCGACCCGCAGCCCAGCAGGACGGCCGAGAGGATCGCGACTCGCGCAAGAGAAGCGGATAAGATCGTCATTGCAATGCCTTCATCACCGGTAAGATCACCGGGTCCATTGATCTTGCGGGCGATGGCCTCTCCGTGCAACGTTTACTGAGGCCGGCGCAAGTGGTGCGAGAAGGCATTTCCTGAAGGTCGTTGTTATTGTTTGTTTAAAGCGATGATTTGTTTCGTGGTTCGTCGCGTATTGCTCAACGATCAGCGAGTTGCTGCCGCCCTCGCGATCAACCCCGGCGCTTCCGCGACGAACCGGTCGAGCACGCCGTCGGCGATGCGGATCGTGCCGTCGAAGCGGGTTGCGCCGGGGATGGTCTTCACCGCCGCCGCCTCGCTCGCGAGCTGCTGCGCATCGGTGAAATAGCGGGGAGCCGCGGGGCTGTTCGCGTCGGCGGCGGCGAGGCCGGCGGCGGTCTGTTGCAGCGCGCGGCCCCAGAGCGCGAGCGCGTCGAGCCACGGGCGGCTCTGTTCAGTGAAGGAGGCGTCGGCCACGCCGGCGCGGATCGTGTCGGGGGCGGCGGTCAGGTCGTCGGCGGCGCGGGTGAGGTCGGCGATGCCCTGCGCCCGCGCCTCGGCATCGCCGTCTGCCAACGCTTCGCGGACGCGGGTGAGCAGCGCGTGGAGCCGCGGCGCCTGTTCCTGCCACGGCTGGCTGCCGAAGGTCGGTGCCATATGCTGCGTGTCGAAGAAGGTCAGCAGCGCGTCGGTCGCGCGCGCATCACCGCCGGCCAGTTCGCGCGCCGACCAATGCCAGGTGCGCTCGGCGTCATAATCCTTGTCGTTCCATGCGAACGCCAGCACGCCGGTGACCGCGACGCGGCTGGGTGCTTCCTGATTCATCGGGTTGGACAGGATGCCGGTCAACTCGCCCGACAGCCCGGGCTCGCGGCGGGTATAGGGTGCCATCAGCAGCCGGCCGGTGGTCTGCGCATAATCGTTGACGGGGTAATTGTCCCACAACAGCGTCTTGCGCCCGAACGCCTTGGTCGCGGCCTTGGCATCGGGGATCGAGATCGCGGGCGGGACGACATCTGTGCCCGTCCATTGCACCACCACCTTCGGATCGAGATTGTCGCGCAGCGCCGCCTTGTACGGCGAGTCCTTTGCATCGTAATATTCGGTCGGCACCATGATGAGCGGCGGCGCCTTCGGATCGCGACGCGTCAGATCGGCCTGAACCGCGTTGAGCAATTGCGCCTGCGCCTTGCCCGCCGCTGCTGCGCCCGAGGGGCCGAACGCGCTTTGGTCGGCGTCGCAATTCCACTTCTTGTACTCGATGTCGTCGAGCGCGACGTAGAAGCGGTGGATGCCGATCGCGCGCAAGGCGTCGAACTTGGTGCGCAGCGCCTGAAGATCGGCGGGCGCGGAGAAGCAGATGCTGGGCCCCGGCGAGATGGCATAGACGAAATCGACATGGTTGCGCGCCGCCGCCTGCGCCAGCGTGCCGAGCTGGGTCAATGTGCCGGCGGGGTACGCCTCGCGCCAGCGATCGCGCGCATAGGGATCGTCCTTGGGGCTGTAGACGTAGGTATTGGCCTTGACGGTCGCGAGGAAGTCGAGGTGGCGGGTGCGCTCGGCCATCGTCCACGGCTTGCCGTAGAAGCCTTCGATCGTGCCGCGCACCGGCATCGCGGGATGGTCGCGGATCACCAGCGCGGGGAGCGTGGGGCGCTGGACGAGCTGGCGGAGCGTCTGGACGGCATGGAAAAGGCCGTCGGCGTCATGACCGGCGAGCGTGATCGTGTTGGTCGCGGGGGCGATCGTGAGCGTATAGCCTTCGCGCGCGGTGTCGGGCATAGTGCCTGTCAGCGCGGTGCGGACCAGCGCGGTATCGGCGAGGCCAAGGACGATCTGCGGTTGCGTTGTCGCGCGGTCGAGGCCGCGCGCGGTGGCGATCGTCTCCACGCCGGCGGCGCGAAGGATCTGGCTGGCGAGCGCGACGGTGGCGGCATCTGTGCCGCGCGCGGCGACCAGCGTGACCCGGCGGCCCAGCGTCATCGTGTCGGTGCCGAGCATCAGCTCGGTCGGTGCGGGGAAGATCGCCGGGCGGGTCGCGACTTGCGCGGCAAGCGGCGTAGACGACAGGAGCGTGGCGGCCAGCAGGGGCAGGCCGATGCGGCGGGTCATGTCGTTCTCCGGTATGATATTGGTATTAAGCATTGTCGTAGGGTGTTGCCGTTGCCGGGGCAACTCCGCTGATCGTTCGCCGCTGCCGTCATCCCGGACTTGATCCGGGATCCCGCTTCTTGCCTTTACCGTCCAATAGAAGCGGGGCCCCGGATCAAGTCCGGGGCGACAAGCGATTAGGCATCCGTCTCGCCCTTCATCTCCAGCGCGCGGGCGTAGAGCGCCTTGCGGTCGACACCGAATGCCTTGGCGACCTCGCCCGCGGCCTTGGAGGCGGGGAGGCGGGTGAGCGCCTCCGCGAGCGCCGCATCGGCATCCTCGATCGCGGCGGGTGCGGGGGGCTCGGGCGGCGCGACGACGACGACGATCTCCCCCTTCGGCGGCGCCTCGGCGTAGCTCGCGGCGAGCGTCGAGAGCGTGCCGGTGACCGCCTCCTCGAACTTCTTGGTGATCTCGCGCGTCACCGCCGCCTCACGGTCGCCGAGTCCCTCGGCGAGCGCAGACAGGCACGCGGACAGCCGCGGGCCGGATTCGTAAATGACCAGCGTCGCGCGGATTGCGGCGACCTCGGCGATCGCGGTGGCGCGCGCCTGTTCCTTCGATGGCAGGAAGCCGAGGAAAAAGAAGCGGTCGGTCGGCAGCCCGGCGAGCGTCAGCGCGGCGATCGCCGCGCACGGGCCGGGGATGGTGACGACCTGATGCCCTGCGGCGCGCGCGTCGCGCACCAGTTTGTAGCCGGGGTCGGAGATCAGCGGCGTGCCGGCGTCCGATACCAATGCCACCACCTCGCTGGCCATTCGCGCGATCAACTGCGGGCGGACATGTTCGGCATTATGGTCGTGATAGGGGGTCATCGGGCGTTTGATGCCGATGTGGCGGAGCAATCCGGCGGTCACGCGCGTATCCTCCACGGCGATCACGTCCGCGCCCGCGAGCACCTCGGCCGCGCGGGGGGAGAGATCGCCGAGATTGCCGATCGGGGTGGCGACGATGTACAGGCCGGGGGTCAACGGGTTCACGGGAGTAGTCATGGCAGAGGCGATCGGGCGTTCGCAATGGTCGAGCGCAATGTCGCGCGTCATCACGGTCGCCGGGGCGCTGTTGCTCGCGGCCTGTTCGACGGTGGTGCCGCGCGGGCCGGTGCAGCAGGCGCCGACCGCTCAACCGGCACCGCCGCCGCGCGAAACCGCGCCCGAAGTGGTCACCGGGCTGCCACAGGATGCCGCGCGTAACCGCGTCGCGCTGCTGGTGCCGCTGACCGGCAGCAACGCCGGGGTCGGGCGCAGCCTCGCCAATGCCACGCAGCTGGCGCTGCTCGACACGCGCAACCAGCAGGTGCGGATCACCAGCTATGATACGGCGACCGGCGCGGCGGCGGCGGCGAGCCGCGCGATCCGCGAGGGCGCGCAACTGATCCTCGGGCCGTTGCTGGCCGAGGACGTGCGCGCGGTCGCACCGATCGCGCGCGCGGCGAAGGTGCCGGTGCTGTCGTTCTCGAACGATACCGGCGTGGCGGGGAACGGCGCTTACGTGCTCGGCTACGCCCCGGCGCAGGCGATCGAGCGCGTCGTCGCCTATGCGCGCGGGCGCGGGATCGACAATTTCGGCGGGATCGTCCCCAACGCCTTGTACGGCAGCCGCGCGTCGACCGCGTTCCTGCGCGCGGTCGAGCAGGCGGGCGGGCGGGTCGTGTCGCTCCAGACCTATGATCGCGGCAGCGGGGCGCTGGGCAGCGCGGTGCAGCGGATGGCCAAGGACGCTCCGTTCGGGGCGGTGCTGATCGCGGACAGCGCGGCGACCGCAACCGCGGCGGTGCCGCTGATCCGGCGCAATAGCCCGTCGACGCAGATCCTGGGCACCGAGCTGTGGAACTCGGACGGTGCAGCGCGCTCGGCAGCGGTGCTGAACGGGGCGTGGTTCGCGAGCGTGCCGAACACATTGTATCGCCAATATGCGCGCAACTATCGCGCCCGCTTCAACGCCGCACCGTACCGGTTGTCGAGCCTCGGCTATGATTCGGTGCTGTTGGTCGTGCGGATCGCGCGCGAGTGGCGACCGGGATCGCCGTTCCCCGAAAGCCGGTTGCGCGACGCCGATGGCTTCGCCGGGATCGACGGCGCCTTCCGCTTCGGACGCGACAACGTCGCCGAGCGCGCGCTGGAGGTGCAGGAGATTCGTGGTGGCGAGGCGATGACGGTATCGCCCGCGCCGTCGGGTTTCGACGGAAAATAGCCAGCGTGGGCTATGGCATGGCGGTGGCGGTCGTGTAGAGGATCGTGATGCCGATCCTTACCGCCGTCACCCATGCCGATTTGATTGCCGATGTCCGGACGCTCGCCGCGAAGATTGCGCGGGATACCGCCTGGCGCCCCGACCTGCTGGTGGGGATCGGACGCGGCGGGCTGGTTCCGGCGGTGTATCTGAGCCACGCGGCCGGACTGCCGATGCAGTCGGTCGATTATTCCGCGCAGGACGACA
It encodes:
- a CDS encoding beta-N-acetylglucosaminidase domain-containing protein, whose protein sequence is MTRRIGLPLLAATLLSSTPLAAQVATRPAIFPAPTELMLGTDTMTLGRRVTLVAARGTDAATVALASQILRAAGVETIATARGLDRATTQPQIVLGLADTALVRTALTGTMPDTAREGYTLTIAPATNTITLAGHDADGLFHAVQTLRQLVQRPTLPALVIRDHPAMPVRGTIEGFYGKPWTMAERTRHLDFLATVKANTYVYSPKDDPYARDRWREAYPAGTLTQLGTLAQAAARNHVDFVYAISPGPSICFSAPADLQALRTKFDALRAIGIHRFYVALDDIEYKKWNCDADQSAFGPSGAAAAGKAQAQLLNAVQADLTRRDPKAPPLIMVPTEYYDAKDSPYKAALRDNLDPKVVVQWTGTDVVPPAISIPDAKAATKAFGRKTLLWDNYPVNDYAQTTGRLLMAPYTRREPGLSGELTGILSNPMNQEAPSRVAVTGVLAFAWNDKDYDAERTWHWSARELAGGDARATDALLTFFDTQHMAPTFGSQPWQEQAPRLHALLTRVREALADGDAEARAQGIADLTRAADDLTAAPDTIRAGVADASFTEQSRPWLDALALWGRALQQTAAGLAAADANSPAAPRYFTDAQQLASEAAAVKTIPGATRFDGTIRIADGVLDRFVAEAPGLIARAAATR
- a CDS encoding penicillin-binding protein activator, with product MAEAIGRSQWSSAMSRVITVAGALLLAACSTVVPRGPVQQAPTAQPAPPPRETAPEVVTGLPQDAARNRVALLVPLTGSNAGVGRSLANATQLALLDTRNQQVRITSYDTATGAAAAASRAIREGAQLILGPLLAEDVRAVAPIARAAKVPVLSFSNDTGVAGNGAYVLGYAPAQAIERVVAYARGRGIDNFGGIVPNALYGSRASTAFLRAVEQAGGRVVSLQTYDRGSGALGSAVQRMAKDAPFGAVLIADSAATATAAVPLIRRNSPSTQILGTELWNSDGAARSAAVLNGAWFASVPNTLYRQYARNYRARFNAAPYRLSSLGYDSVLLVVRIAREWRPGSPFPESRLRDADGFAGIDGAFRFGRDNVAERALEVQEIRGGEAMTVSPAPSGFDGK
- the rsmI gene encoding 16S rRNA (cytidine(1402)-2'-O)-methyltransferase: MTTPVNPLTPGLYIVATPIGNLGDLSPRAAEVLAGADVIAVEDTRVTAGLLRHIGIKRPMTPYHDHNAEHVRPQLIARMASEVVALVSDAGTPLISDPGYKLVRDARAAGHQVVTIPGPCAAIAALTLAGLPTDRFFFLGFLPSKEQARATAIAEVAAIRATLVIYESGPRLSACLSALAEGLGDREAAVTREITKKFEEAVTGTLSTLAASYAEAPPKGEIVVVVAPPEPPAPAAIEDADAALAEALTRLPASKAAGEVAKAFGVDRKALYARALEMKGETDA
- a CDS encoding YraN family protein, with translation MRPPRPRSTATRRVAEEAGRRGERLAAWWLRLKGWQILDRRVRTPAGEVDLIARRGALIAFVEVKARRSPAELDHAIDQRRLARVAAAAEVLMPRYATAGEDIRVDVILLAPGTRPRHIENAWIGY
- the gshB gene encoding glutathione synthase, with translation MTQPLTVAVQMDPLDQINIAGDSTFALMLSAQARGHRLFHYTADALNYRDGRVWAKAHPVTVQRVAGDHFAFGEPVALDLGEQADVVLMRQDPPFDLGYITATHLLERIADRTLIVNDPVSVRNAPEKVFVLDYARFMPPTLVTRSLDEARAFLAEHGEIVVKPLHGNGGKAIFHVRAGGENLSALIEVFNQTWREPHMVQAFLPAVAKGDKRIVLVDGEVAGAINRLPGEGEIRSNLAVGGSAQKTELTPREREICDALGPELKKRGLIFVGIDVIGGEWLTEINVTSPTGIVAIEKFDGTDVAGLIWEAVDRRLKERAR
- a CDS encoding DedA family protein translates to MTDFIIHWIVAGGYLGIFVLMALENIVPPIPSEVIMGLGGIAVARGQMDIVPLLLWGTAGTTAGNVFWYAIGRRLGYARFRPFVERHGRWLTMEWSDVERVRGFLHDHGGWVIFVFRFMPTFRTMISLPAGMAAMPMPRFLMMTFAGSIIWNGVLAGAGFYLGSRFAELDRYVGPIGIALTVVALGWYAWRVATWKPRG
- a CDS encoding tyrosine recombinase XerC translates to MHGTRVRVSDPPAQLPLPVQWSIHLARDRRRSEHTVRAYRATAERLLVFLGEHWGGAIDRAALSRVSAGDLRAYLAHRRGNGLSNASAARELSAVRGFLDWAGGVGAAPRMKGPRVKKGVPRPISPDEAVALATDVMEESDEPWVAARDWAVLLLLYGAGLRIGEALALTGAVLPLGETLRVTGKRDRTRIVPLLPPVRAAIEDYAARVPWPMTRDAPLFRGVRGGALDGGIVRTRVRAARARLGLSERTTPHALRHSFATHLLGRGADLRALQELLGHASLSSTQVYTGVDAAHLLDVYRAAHPRG